One region of Aminobacterium colombiense DSM 12261 genomic DNA includes:
- a CDS encoding Na/Pi cotransporter family protein: MRSTLASYALMLAGIVILLHGLEESNKAFRKHLGSRGKELLTTMGEKNSSAFTLGVLLSAVAQSGTAATAFAVGLVDIHALPYEGAILVMMGAGVGSTLVAPLLALDIIAFAPFFLALGFFLSHGRSDKIRKIGAIMKSLAFVLTGMLLLKVGFSPLIEKPEFGTFIAHIVTRPALLAVVAFLLSSLTQGSSAIIAIGIALISSGVASAEAFYPLVLGARLGTPIIVLFFSMGTRVNARRLAWLSLAYRCLGVVAGLALAPFLFKAVAISIPDPEMKLAAYQVGLSVINVIVFLPLVRRAAVMSGNWFSKEVAKDPGEAIYLDESLTDFPPLAVPLLEKEITRMANYIETFIYMLFFAPGYREQIYKLQKGIPSLLEQCSDYMFAIPAPIDNAAEMEKYSAISYSLISMADIVEVATGKLYTLWNEGIEQRLSSELRQEEWQDYLLVATDIVRFSLRAFALDDAASVQKATELSKKFRSHDQLLRQIMVFRGRLFNCRQDVLLWSLLATLRVIVTASLEVARGGRFRKRGDEGDGLWEEEKGNYGTDTGNDTLLE, translated from the coding sequence ATGCGTTCCACCCTGGCTTCCTATGCCTTGATGCTTGCTGGTATTGTCATACTCCTTCATGGACTGGAAGAAAGCAATAAAGCATTCAGAAAACACCTTGGCAGTCGAGGAAAAGAACTTCTGACCACTATGGGAGAGAAGAACTCATCGGCTTTCACCCTGGGAGTCTTACTTTCGGCCGTAGCCCAAAGTGGAACAGCGGCTACAGCCTTTGCCGTGGGGCTCGTAGATATTCATGCTCTCCCTTACGAAGGTGCTATTCTAGTTATGATGGGGGCGGGCGTGGGTTCAACTCTCGTTGCTCCCCTTTTAGCCCTTGATATCATTGCCTTTGCACCTTTTTTTCTGGCCTTGGGCTTTTTTCTTTCCCATGGGCGTTCGGATAAAATTAGAAAAATAGGCGCTATTATGAAGAGCCTGGCCTTTGTTCTCACAGGCATGCTTCTTTTAAAAGTGGGTTTTTCTCCTCTTATAGAAAAACCAGAGTTCGGAACTTTTATAGCTCATATTGTTACAAGACCAGCCCTTCTTGCCGTTGTCGCTTTTCTCTTATCGTCCCTTACTCAGGGTTCATCAGCAATAATAGCTATTGGGATAGCCCTTATCTCTTCTGGTGTAGCTTCTGCGGAAGCCTTTTACCCCTTGGTTCTGGGGGCCCGTCTCGGAACTCCCATTATTGTTCTCTTTTTCAGCATGGGCACCAGGGTCAATGCTCGAAGGCTTGCGTGGCTTTCCCTTGCCTATCGCTGTTTAGGCGTCGTGGCAGGGTTGGCACTCGCACCATTTTTATTTAAAGCAGTAGCTATTTCCATCCCTGATCCAGAGATGAAATTGGCAGCATACCAGGTGGGATTGAGTGTTATCAATGTTATCGTTTTTCTGCCCCTTGTACGGCGGGCCGCAGTGATGAGTGGAAACTGGTTTTCCAAAGAAGTTGCTAAGGATCCTGGGGAGGCCATCTATCTTGATGAGTCGTTAACAGACTTTCCCCCACTCGCTGTTCCTTTGTTGGAAAAAGAAATCACAAGAATGGCAAATTATATTGAAACATTTATTTACATGCTTTTTTTTGCACCGGGTTACAGAGAACAGATCTACAAGCTGCAAAAGGGTATTCCATCTCTTCTTGAGCAGTGTTCCGACTATATGTTTGCTATACCGGCGCCAATCGACAATGCCGCGGAAATGGAAAAGTATTCGGCAATTTCCTATTCCCTTATTTCTATGGCCGATATTGTGGAAGTTGCCACGGGAAAACTCTACACCCTTTGGAACGAAGGGATAGAACAGCGATTATCAAGTGAACTTCGACAAGAAGAATGGCAAGACTATCTTCTTGTTGCTACAGATATTGTTCGTTTTAGTTTGCGCGCTTTTGCTCTTGATGATGCCGCCAGTGTTCAAAAAGCAACGGAACTCTCAAAAAAATTTAGGTCCCACGATCAGTTGCTCAGGCAAATTATGGTATTTCGGGGACGGCTTTTCAACTGTCGTCAAGATGTGCTTCTTTGGAGTCTTCTAGCAACATTGCGAGTTATTGTAACAGCTTCCCTTGAAGTTGCCCGCGGAGGTCGATTTAGAAAAAGAGGAGATGAGGGAGATGGTCTTTGGGAAGAAGAAAAAGGAAACTATGGAACTGACACCGGAAATGATACTCTACTCGAGTGA
- the phoU gene encoding phosphate signaling complex protein PhoU, producing the protein MVFGKKKKETMELTPEMILYSSDKKRILSMVHNMGEEAVDAVYKAIEALVERDNALARHVVENDDVIDRLEVEIDQECLGSIAMRQPVRENLRFVFTVAKIITDLERIGDEAVNIAERALFLNQHPLLKPLIDIPKMRNISIEMLRNALNAFETNDPALAEEVYLKDQELDVLYYNIFEELIQIIAQKPKGDKVTAQCAAALMWIGRHLERVGDHASNVAEKSYFIITGKRLKQIMEAKQRLAEMGRND; encoded by the coding sequence ATGGTCTTTGGGAAGAAGAAAAAGGAAACTATGGAACTGACACCGGAAATGATACTCTACTCGAGTGATAAAAAGAGAATTCTCTCCATGGTCCATAACATGGGAGAAGAGGCTGTTGACGCTGTTTACAAAGCGATAGAAGCTCTTGTAGAAAGGGACAATGCTCTTGCTCGACATGTTGTTGAAAATGATGATGTAATAGACAGGCTAGAAGTGGAAATCGATCAGGAATGTCTCGGCTCAATTGCCATGCGGCAGCCGGTACGTGAGAATTTACGATTCGTTTTTACTGTGGCAAAAATTATAACAGACCTTGAACGAATTGGGGACGAAGCTGTCAATATCGCTGAACGGGCCCTTTTCCTCAATCAGCATCCTTTGTTAAAGCCCCTTATTGACATCCCTAAGATGAGGAATATCTCTATCGAAATGTTACGAAATGCTCTCAATGCTTTTGAAACAAATGATCCTGCTCTTGCGGAGGAAGTTTACCTGAAGGATCAGGAACTGGACGTCCTTTATTACAACATTTTTGAAGAGCTTATACAAATAATCGCTCAAAAGCCGAAGGGCGATAAAGTAACGGCACAATGTGCTGCTGCACTTATGTGGATAGGACGTCATCTCGAACGGGTTGGTGATCATGCCTCCAACGTAGCTGAAAAATCCTATTTCATTATTACGGGAAAGCGTCTTAAGCAGATAATGGAAGCAAAACAGCGTTTAGCTGAAATGGGGAGAAATGACTGA
- a CDS encoding rhodanese-like domain-containing protein: MKTISEVVARYFEDLKKGCNNLISCDQLGELMRKENVYILDIRKPEDYEEEHLEGAVNIFWSEVGDHLKEIPKDKKVVVCCYSGQSAGQVVSLMRILGFNACSLKGGMKCDLAHMPIEARCCDNQPEVCDS, translated from the coding sequence TTGAAGACGATATCAGAAGTTGTGGCCCGTTATTTTGAGGATCTGAAAAAAGGATGCAATAATCTCATTAGCTGCGACCAGTTGGGAGAGCTTATGAGAAAAGAAAATGTTTACATCCTTGACATCAGAAAGCCTGAAGATTATGAGGAGGAACACCTGGAAGGTGCGGTAAACATTTTCTGGAGTGAAGTAGGAGACCATCTAAAAGAAATTCCCAAAGATAAAAAAGTGGTGGTTTGCTGTTATTCAGGCCAATCTGCAGGTCAGGTCGTATCCCTTATGAGAATACTGGGGTTCAATGCCTGTTCTCTTAAGGGCGGAATGAAGTGTGACCTGGCGCATATGCCTATTGAAGCCCGATGCTGCGATAATCAGCCAGAAGTTTGTGATTCTTGA
- a CDS encoding nitroreductase family protein, translated as MDFADLIRKRYSMRDYSSQPVPQSVIDTCLEAARLAPSACNSQPWSFIVAHTPEKVASLAQAAFNGIYAMNSFAAKAPVLIVVITERSRYSSALGGLFRGVQFSLMDIAIACEHFCLQATDLGLGTCMLGWINERGIKKELGLPESVKIDIMISMGYPKDIRFLPPKTRKSIDDIRRFL; from the coding sequence TTGGATTTTGCAGATCTTATTCGAAAAAGGTACAGCATGAGGGATTACAGTTCACAGCCTGTTCCACAATCAGTAATTGATACATGCCTGGAGGCTGCCAGATTGGCACCCTCTGCCTGCAATTCTCAGCCATGGTCTTTTATTGTAGCCCACACCCCTGAAAAAGTCGCTTCTTTAGCGCAGGCAGCCTTTAATGGCATCTATGCAATGAATTCTTTTGCTGCGAAAGCCCCTGTGCTTATCGTTGTTATTACCGAACGATCCCGCTATAGCTCTGCCCTGGGAGGGCTTTTCCGTGGGGTTCAGTTTAGTCTCATGGATATAGCTATAGCATGTGAACACTTCTGTCTTCAGGCTACAGACCTTGGGCTTGGGACATGCATGCTCGGCTGGATCAATGAAAGAGGGATAAAAAAAGAACTCGGCCTTCCTGAATCAGTGAAAATTGACATTATGATCAGCATGGGATATCCGAAAGACATACGTTTTTTGCCACCTAAAACACGAAAATCCATAGATGACATACGACGCTTTCTCTAA
- a CDS encoding homoserine dehydrogenase, which translates to MKISVLLLGFGNVGREFCSLLERKGDKIFSEYGCTIQIKGISTQRRGNLYSEEGLHMPSVFRAEEETGRIDCLRSNGLYISPTLEDLLNNGDYHILVDTTFSSLETGEPARTYMEKALSRGKSVVTCNKSPVFLWYHSLSSLARERGAKFLFEGTVMCGTPLFSLFRHGLPATEVLSFEGVLNGTCNYILELMRQGSTLDDALLDAQRRGYAEPDPSVDIDGWDSAYKAMIVAQAIMGAPRLTKDMIEVRGIREVTPEMLNMTRIKGGVVRLLSKIERKQNSFKIEVAPTALPANHPLVTLYGVTNGAVLCTDTMGEICIEGAGAGSRFAAFALLQDVLSIANSMRR; encoded by the coding sequence ATGAAGATCTCAGTTCTTCTTCTAGGTTTCGGGAATGTGGGGAGGGAATTTTGTTCTCTTCTAGAGAGGAAGGGTGACAAGATTTTTTCAGAATATGGATGCACCATTCAGATAAAGGGAATTTCGACCCAGAGAAGGGGCAACCTCTATTCAGAAGAGGGGTTGCATATGCCATCTGTTTTCAGGGCTGAAGAAGAAACAGGACGTATAGATTGCCTCAGAAGCAATGGCCTCTACATATCCCCCACCCTGGAAGATTTGCTGAATAACGGTGACTATCACATTCTTGTAGACACAACCTTTTCCAGCCTGGAAACGGGGGAGCCGGCGCGCACCTATATGGAGAAAGCCCTTTCTCGGGGAAAGTCTGTCGTTACGTGTAACAAGTCCCCAGTCTTTCTCTGGTACCATTCATTATCAAGTCTCGCCCGTGAAAGAGGGGCGAAGTTCCTATTCGAGGGAACGGTCATGTGTGGGACCCCCCTATTTTCTCTTTTTCGCCACGGTTTGCCCGCTACGGAAGTTCTTTCCTTTGAAGGAGTATTAAACGGCACGTGCAACTACATACTTGAATTGATGCGTCAGGGGAGCACCCTTGACGATGCTTTGCTTGATGCCCAACGGCGGGGATATGCGGAGCCCGATCCCAGTGTGGATATTGACGGCTGGGATTCTGCCTATAAAGCGATGATAGTCGCTCAGGCCATTATGGGAGCTCCCAGACTTACAAAAGATATGATAGAAGTAAGGGGAATCCGCGAAGTAACTCCCGAAATGCTAAATATGACAAGAATAAAGGGTGGCGTTGTCCGCCTTCTCTCAAAAATAGAAAGGAAGCAAAATTCCTTTAAGATCGAAGTAGCTCCTACAGCGTTACCTGCAAACCATCCTCTCGTAACTCTTTATGGGGTAACCAACGGTGCTGTTCTCTGCACAGACACCATGGGAGAGATTTGCATTGAAGGAGCAGGAGCAGGAAGCCGCTTCGCTGCTTTTGCCCTTTTGCAGGATGTTCTTTCCATTGCTAATTCTATGAGGAGGTGA